Below is a genomic region from Spirosoma radiotolerans.
GCTGGCCAACCCGGAAGTCGCTTTCTCTCTTTTCCATAACGACCAGGAAATTTATAACCTTCCGGCCGGGAAACTAAGCCGTCGGATTGTTGACATGTTTGGCAAAAGTTACCGTGAACAGCTTAATTTCTGCGAGGAGCAAACACCTTACGTAACCGTACATGGCTACATTGGTAAGCCGGAATCGGCCAAGAAAGCCCGAAATGAGCAGTTCTTCTTTGTCAATAACCGATTCATCCGGCATAACTACCTGCACCATGCGGTCGTTGGTGCCTACGAGGGCACCTTGCCCGAAGGCAGCCATCCGTTCTATGTGCTGTTTATCGATATTGATCCATCGCACATCGATATCAATATTCACCCGACCAAAACAGAAATAAAGTTTGACGACGAACGGTCGGTATATGCGATCATGATGGCCGCTGTTCGGAAAGCGGTAGGCCTCTATAACCTCTCCCCTTCGCTCGATTTTGACTCAGATGTGAATTTTCTGGCCGGTGTTCGTCCGGGTACGGCCAAATCTGAGGCTTCAGAAAGTAAAGCAGACAGTCCCGTTTTGTCAACAACTCAGTCAGCAGCAAATGCCCGGCCTATGACCCCATCATGGGCATCTGGCGGGCCCCAACCGACTAATGAGCGAAGCGCATCGCGCAATGACTCGCTGGATAAAGCCGCCGGCCATAGTTTTGACATTCCCAAAAAACCTTCTGTCAATAATTGGCAGGCCTTATACGACGGCATTGCCACACCTACTCCCAGCGACCGATCAGTCACCTCGCCCGATCCATCCGAAGCAGGGGGCGATTGGTTAGGAAAGACAACTCAGGCCACCCCATTGCCAGAACAGGTATCGACCGACGGTGAGCCGATTACATTGGGGAGCCGGGCCAACCAACTAAAAGTTAGTCTGGAACTCCCCGAACAAGACATACCCGTATTCGTTGATGATGATACCATTGTTCAGATTCAAAATCGTTACTTACTGGCGCCTATCAAGTCTGGTATGTTATTGATTGACCAACGGCGTGCGCATGAACGTATTTTGTATGATCAGTTTCACGCAGCCCTGACAAAGCGGAATGGCGCGTCTCAGCAGCTATTGTTTCCAAAAACAATTACGCTGATGCCGGTCGATTTTCAACTGGCCCTTGAGTTGCGTGATGATCTGACAAATCTGGGATTTGAGTTCGACGAACTGGGTGCTAATACCTTCGTTATTCGGGGTGTACCGGCCCTGATTATGGGCGAAAATGAAGAAGAACTGTTTGCCAACCTGCTGGCTCAACTGCGGGCAGATACAGGCCGACTTAAGTTAGATCGTGTTGAGTCGATGGCGCGTTCGCTGGCCCGCCGGTCAGCTATGCGTTATGTAAACCGCCTGAGCCCAACGGAACGGAAAGCTTTAGTCAATCAATTATTTGCCTCTGCAAATCCAAGTTATACACCAACTGGTGAACCTGTGACGGTTGTGTTATCGTTGGATAAAATTGCGGGGCTTTTTCGCTGATAATTGAGTTAATCAGCCTAACTTGTCAATACAACATGTTTTCACTTACTCCGGTAGTTCGCGTTCTGTTAATAATAAACGTATTGGTTTTTTTTGTTACAAACGAGTCTGTAATTCAACTATTTGGATTACATTCGTTTCTGTCTGATAAATTCAATCCGATTCAGTTATTAACACATATGTTTCTGCATGGTGGCTTCAACCACATTTTCAGCAACATGATTGGCTTGATCGTGTTTGGCCCTATGCTGGAACGGTACTGGGGACCCAAGCGGTTTACGTTCTTTTACTTTTTTACGGGTTTAGGTGCGGCATTATTATTTTCCGGTGTAAACTATTTCGAGATGCACGACGTATATGAAACAGTTCAGACCTATCGGGCGAACCCTGGTTATGAGAGCTTCCTGTCGTTTGTGGATCAGCATGCAGGATCCTACTACGATGGACTGGCGCCATTTATTGAAAAATTCAGGGTCTATCCAACCGATAGTAACAACATTCAGGATAGCGTAACCATTATCAATCGGATCTTCACCAACCAAGTCGATGAACCAATGGTCGGGGCATCAGGCGCAATTTTTGGTGTGATTATGGGTTTCGGCTTATTGTTTCCGAACACTCAACTGTTTTTATTGTTTCCACCTATACCGGTGAAGGCCAAGTATCTCGTTATCTTTTACGGAGCCCTTGAAATTTACTCGGGAGTTTATCGGGCACAAGCTGACAACGTTGCTCATTTCGCCCATATCGGTGGCATGTTGTTTGCATTTATATTGGTGAAATACTGGGGTTCACAACGAAAAACGTTTTATTAGGGATGAGCGGGTTGTTCGATGATTTTCGGAGCGAATTCAATAAGCCCAACAACACGTTGGTGCAATTGATATTAGTCAATGTCGTCATATTTCTGGTTCTATTGGTGACCAAAGTCAGCTTGACAATGGCCCAGAATTCAGGATATGGCTTCATCATGTCACAATTATTGATTCCAGGTGATGTAAATGCGTTTTTGCACAAACCCTGGACGCTGTTTACGTATTTTTTCACGCATGAAGAGATCTTTCATATTCTCTACAACATGCTGTTTCTGTACTGGTTTGGCCGGCTAATTGACGAGTATCTCGGTAATCGTCGGCTTATGGGCCTGTACATTATGGGTGGGATAGCCGGTGGCCTTCTGTATCTGGCCATGTATACCCTGGTTCCTTTTTTTCAGGCCCAAGCCGATACCGCCCGGATGCTCGGCGCTTCCGCGGCTGCCTTCTCCGTAGCCGTTGGTGCTGCGACGCTATTACCAAACTATACGTTCCATTTGTTGTTCTTCGGTCCGGTACGTATTAAGTACATCGTTTTCTTTTTTATTATTCTGTCCGTTGCCCAATCAGCCGGGACCAACGCAGGTGGTAATCTGGCCCATTTAGGTGGCGCATTTATGGGATTTGCCTACGTCAAATTATTACAGAATGGCACTGACCTTGGGCGACCAATTTACTGGCTTGCTGATGGCTGGAGTAATTTGTTAAGGCCTAAACCAGCCGTCAAGGTGTCGTATCGGCAACGGAGCAACGCCAATACCCAAGCTAGTACATATGCATCGCCATCTGGATCTACCGCTTCGACGGCCTCGACGCCCGATCAGGATGAAGTCGATACCATTCTGGACAAAATTTCTCGATCTGGTTATGAAAGCCTTACTCGTGAAGAAAAACAGAAGCTTTTTCGGGCTAGCCAGCGGAATTAACAAATGAAGTAACGCTGGCAGCTAGTTGTTTATACGTTTACACATACAGGGTACGCTCTGAAAAAAGTACTTACCCCTCCTTTAAAAATCTAAGCCTTGAGTGCCTACGTATGTATATAGGCAACTGCGGGCTTAGATTTTTTATAATTACTAAAATTTGTAGTAGCTTCGTTGTAAAAATACTGTTGGTAAGCTGCCAATAGAACAAAGGTTTATATACGTGTGTTGTTGTAAGACAGACGCTTATCTGCTACCACCATGCTGATTACCCCCGGCAGTCTCCTTGCCACCATTACTACTCCCGAAGATCTTCGTAAACTCGATAAATCCCGCTTACCTCAGGTCGCCGATGAATTGCGTCAGTTTATCATTGACGATGTATCTGTTTTTGGTGGTCACTTTGGTGCAAGCCTGGGGGTGGTAGAATTAACCGTTGCCCTTCATTATGTCTTTAATACCCCGGATGACCAGTTGGTTTGGGATGTAGGTCACCAAGCCTACGGCCATAAAATCCTGACCGGTCGGCGGGAGAAATTCCATACAAACCGTTTCTATAAAGGACTTTCCGGCTTTCCGAAACGGAAAGAAAGCGAATACGACTCCTTTGGCGTTGGGCATTCGTCCACATCAATTTCGGCAGCATTAGGCATGGCTGTTGCTTCACAGCTACAGGGCAACTCGCAACGAAATCACATTGCCGTCATTGGCGATGGAGCGTTGACCGCTGGCGAAGCTTTTGAAGGAATGAATCACGCCGGTGCTACGGATAGCAATCTGCTCATTGTACTCAATGACAATTGCATGAGTATCGACCCTAATGTGGGTGCCCTGCGCGAATACCTGACCGACATTACGACTTCGCAAACCTATAACCGGGTGAAAGATGAAGTCTGGAACTTGCTCGGGAAAATGGATAAGCTGGGAAAAACGGCCCAGGAACTGGTCTCGCAGGTTCAGTCGGGTATTAAAAGCTCGCTGCTCGAACAGAGCAATCTATTTGAATCGCTTAACCTTCGCTATTTTGGACCGATCGACGGCCATGACATCGATCATCTGGTCAGTGTTCTGGACGATATGAAGCACATTCCCGGCCCAAAACTGCTGCATGTTCTTACCGTAAAAGGCAAAGGCTATGCGCCTGCCGAGAAAGACCAGACTAAATGGCACGCGCCGGGTCTGTTTGATAAAGTGACGGGGGTTATCCAGAAGAAAATTTACGATACGCCACAGGCACCTAAATATCAGGACGTTTTTGGTAATACCCTCGTTGAGCTGGCTGAGAAGAATCCTCGCATTGTCGGCGTTACGCCCGCCATGCCCTCCGGCTCTTCAATGAATATTATGATGAAGGCCATGCCAAAGCGGGCTTTCGATGTGGGCATTGCTGAGCAGCACGCCGTTACTTTCTCGGCGGGTATGGCTACGCAGGGCGAAGTGGTTTTCTGTAACATCTACTCGACGTTCATGCAGCGGGCCTATGATCAGGTTATTCATGACGTCTGTATTCAGGAACTGCCGGTTATTTTCTGCCTTGATCGGGCCGGTTTTGCTGGGGCCGATGGCCCTACGCACCACGGTGCTTATG
It encodes:
- the mutL gene encoding DNA mismatch repair endonuclease MutL, with product MQNVIQLLPDSIANQIAAGEVVQRPASVVKELLENSVDAKAKSVQVIIREAGRNLIQIVDDGLGMTETDARMSFERHATSKIRTSDDLFRIRTMGFRGEALASIAAVAQIEMRTRRAEEELGTLIRIEGSDIKAQESISCLPGTNLLIKNLFFNVPARRNFLKSNSVEMRHIIDEFQRVALANPEVAFSLFHNDQEIYNLPAGKLSRRIVDMFGKSYREQLNFCEEQTPYVTVHGYIGKPESAKKARNEQFFFVNNRFIRHNYLHHAVVGAYEGTLPEGSHPFYVLFIDIDPSHIDINIHPTKTEIKFDDERSVYAIMMAAVRKAVGLYNLSPSLDFDSDVNFLAGVRPGTAKSEASESKADSPVLSTTQSAANARPMTPSWASGGPQPTNERSASRNDSLDKAAGHSFDIPKKPSVNNWQALYDGIATPTPSDRSVTSPDPSEAGGDWLGKTTQATPLPEQVSTDGEPITLGSRANQLKVSLELPEQDIPVFVDDDTIVQIQNRYLLAPIKSGMLLIDQRRAHERILYDQFHAALTKRNGASQQLLFPKTITLMPVDFQLALELRDDLTNLGFEFDELGANTFVIRGVPALIMGENEEELFANLLAQLRADTGRLKLDRVESMARSLARRSAMRYVNRLSPTERKALVNQLFASANPSYTPTGEPVTVVLSLDKIAGLFR
- a CDS encoding rhomboid family intramembrane serine protease, which translates into the protein MSGLFDDFRSEFNKPNNTLVQLILVNVVIFLVLLVTKVSLTMAQNSGYGFIMSQLLIPGDVNAFLHKPWTLFTYFFTHEEIFHILYNMLFLYWFGRLIDEYLGNRRLMGLYIMGGIAGGLLYLAMYTLVPFFQAQADTARMLGASAAAFSVAVGAATLLPNYTFHLLFFGPVRIKYIVFFFIILSVAQSAGTNAGGNLAHLGGAFMGFAYVKLLQNGTDLGRPIYWLADGWSNLLRPKPAVKVSYRQRSNANTQASTYASPSGSTASTASTPDQDEVDTILDKISRSGYESLTREEKQKLFRASQRN
- the dxs gene encoding 1-deoxy-D-xylulose-5-phosphate synthase, producing MLITPGSLLATITTPEDLRKLDKSRLPQVADELRQFIIDDVSVFGGHFGASLGVVELTVALHYVFNTPDDQLVWDVGHQAYGHKILTGRREKFHTNRFYKGLSGFPKRKESEYDSFGVGHSSTSISAALGMAVASQLQGNSQRNHIAVIGDGALTAGEAFEGMNHAGATDSNLLIVLNDNCMSIDPNVGALREYLTDITTSQTYNRVKDEVWNLLGKMDKLGKTAQELVSQVQSGIKSSLLEQSNLFESLNLRYFGPIDGHDIDHLVSVLDDMKHIPGPKLLHVLTVKGKGYAPAEKDQTKWHAPGLFDKVTGVIQKKIYDTPQAPKYQDVFGNTLVELAEKNPRIVGVTPAMPSGSSMNIMMKAMPKRAFDVGIAEQHAVTFSAGMATQGEVVFCNIYSTFMQRAYDQVIHDVCIQELPVIFCLDRAGFAGADGPTHHGAYDLAYMRCIPNMIVAAPMNEQELRNMMFTAQSDTIQQGKQAFTIRYPRGEGVMPNWRTPLEQQIVGKGRMIADGEEVAILTIGHIGNYAVEATRMLAKEGIKPAHFDMRYVKPLDEALLHQIFSRFDRVLTVEDGCVMGGFGSAVLEFMADHGYMARVKRLGIPDAVIEHGEQIELHHECGFDPQGIADAVRQLLFTGRTVTI
- a CDS encoding rhomboid family intramembrane serine protease, whose product is MFSLTPVVRVLLIINVLVFFVTNESVIQLFGLHSFLSDKFNPIQLLTHMFLHGGFNHIFSNMIGLIVFGPMLERYWGPKRFTFFYFFTGLGAALLFSGVNYFEMHDVYETVQTYRANPGYESFLSFVDQHAGSYYDGLAPFIEKFRVYPTDSNNIQDSVTIINRIFTNQVDEPMVGASGAIFGVIMGFGLLFPNTQLFLLFPPIPVKAKYLVIFYGALEIYSGVYRAQADNVAHFAHIGGMLFAFILVKYWGSQRKTFY